aaggtgcgggtatgctctgTTTAGGTAGGCCTCTCAGGTTCATCATTCTCTCTCGGGCTTCTCCCGTCCCGACCTGCTCCCTGCTTGGCCTTTGCCGTGTCAGGTCAGTCGGGGGAACCGCTAGCTGCACGATTTAGGGGATGAGTGGGACAATCGTCTGTATCATCCCTGCAATTGCCTACACTTGCTTGGTtaggctgaggaatgcctcgggCGACACGGCCGAGGGTCTGGTGGTAAGTCCGAGGGGTGATAACCCCAGGTCGTTGAACAGGCGCTAGTAGCCATCTGGCGTCGAGGTCGGGATCCCCCCATCTCAAAGGATGGGGAGGGGCTGATCTTCGGGCCCAATAGAAGGGTGACCGaccggtggttctccctcggggagagctctTGCAGGATGCTCTtacgacatggccctccttctagccccAAAAATGTTGGTGAATAGATGTGTCATGGCTAATGAGTCAGCAtggcctggtccacgggtcgatgtcgagagTCTTCTGTCGATTGAGTTGGATGCCGAGTGTTGGTGAACAGATATATCATGGCTGATGAGTCGGCATggcttggtccacgggtcgatgtcgggagtcttctattGGCTGAGTTGGATGCTGAGGTAGGTCGGGCCCTCTCGATGGGGTGTTGATCGGCGTTCCTTTGTCCGAGCGTCATATGTGTTGAGCAACGTCTCTCTGTCTCCAAGCTGGTCGGTAGCTCGCCTTCGTACATTGGATGACAATTCCTAGGTTGAGACGCTcgctttcctgcaaaaatgaccttcgtcgagtgattcccgactttggcctctcaaacgagcaagtcagtagttgtttttctcttttttttcctctcCCCCGGATGCTGGCTATcggcttttatattattgtacaaGGGTCGATCGCATGCGGGTTCGGTGTGGCAACtgatcctcgagggatgagacGGTACTTTTGTGCGGTCGTCGTCTCGGGACGCACGAGACAGCGCTAGACGGTGCCGTCCCGAGCTTCCAGGACGGGACATGCCAAACAGCGCCTCGATACAGATTTTGGCGCATGGGGGTGCTCCCCTGACTCGGTTATAGTGCGACGTGACATACGTATTTTGGACCTAAAATATACTTTATCACTTGTTGGTGTCTTATATCGGTCAATTCTAGTCTTATCGGCttctcagcatgcattcataactTACTTGAGTTGGATTTAATTTATCTCTCGAGATATGCGATAATAAACCCCACATATTCAATTGCCTTGGCGGATTTCTTGGCGATAATAAACCCCACATCACTGATGTTAACGTTGTGACAACACTATTCTTTAGTGTAAGAAACACTATAGTACTCTTAAAACTTGAGCTCCTTTGAAACTTGCAAGTAGAAACTATTGATCATTCAAAGGTGTTGTACAATAAATGCTTTGAAATAAATGCGTTGAGGTCGGCGTCGTGTCTGTGTCGGCCATGTCGGCCGCCGGTGCTTTTGGTCTGGTCAAACCATGTGTGGCCTCCGCATATGCCGTAGCCTATTCTGTAGGTTCTGAGCTCCTCATGACCTATTTATTCTGTGGGTTCTTACCAAGTCAAATTAGCTGTGGACAAAGTGGATGGGCTACTGATTGTTTCCCTTTTAGTTTGGCTAATCGATTTATAAGGTGTTTCTGTAATCTTAGAAGAAGAGTTTATAAAtagattaattttttttcctttatttgttttatattcttataaaatgtaagaaattactgaaacttgtgtttctaaatcattataatagaaacataataaaaattaatacgAAATTTATGTGAAGGTTTCTTCTTGACATTTCTCGACTTAGAACTCTCGTCTTAGATGACGTAGGAAAAtctttttgcttcaaagagatgattgagcccagggatcaaaatcctcatatatatatagatgttctctcattaagaacatttatcatcacaacTCATAATAttcaagaattaatttaaatttataacgtttagatcataatgaagaactttaataatattaaatatttaatttaataataatggtttcatgtataatgaataaaaaattgaaatcatttaaatcataataaatgaagaaatttatgataatgaattatgaatcttaatgagaaccattatattattattaaattagatatttaataataacggttataaAATAAACATCAAAGGCCTTTGTTTTAATTTGAGGATTGAATGATattatcattaaacataaaagtCTTTCTAGTAAATCATAAATTAAAGTTTAAGATTTTTTagaataaatcataaatcatagtataTTTGAGAAAAAAACTTGAGATCACACCTTAAGCTTTGGTTCATGTATCAGATTTTCTTACAAAAGAGTACAGAAATTTcatttcatatattttatatcttaaacattaatctcaatatatttttaaaagtatcaACTTAATTGGTAAATACTTTAATAATTTattgtaatattttatatttaaatctcGTATTCATCGCTTACCCACTTTCCTTTTgcacaaataataaaaaaaaaattatccataCGATATTTGAACCCATCTTTTGCttaacctttatatatatatataccattgagggaaaaaatacatctatgttctttttacattattctcttttttttcataatttcttttttctcttcctttttgttgCAATGGATATGTTATTTTCCTTCCTTCTCTTTAACCCGAATTAGGGGAGAAAGCATTTGGGagctaaagaaaagaaaagaaaattgtgtGTCAAAGGATCTTTTTCACATACATTCGAACCAGAATGTATCACGTTCCCAACTTTGTTATTCCAACGCAAAAGTTCTTTCATGAAAAGAAGAACATGTCAATTCAAGCTCACTCAAGATGTCGATGCAATGCTTGTTCATTTAATTTTCCTCAGATTCATAGAAGTTATCACAATGAGAttgtttccaaaaaaaaaaagtatatatatatacatatacatatatatatagcatttAATGAAGTTACATGATAGTTGAATTTATTTGACTATTTTAATCGTTTATTGACTGACTGAATAATTTGTAACTTATAAAACTCTTAAAAGCTAAAAGAGTAATACGAGAAATGACTAATATGAAAAGATCCAAATGTCTTGCTTGAGATAGACCTTTCAAGATGATATTGTTTCCATCATTATCATTCTAGTTTTCAGTTGTAATAAAAGACAAGGACAATTAATGCAAGACAAGATCAAGTGCTGTTTGCTTTGCCCAATAACCAGCTTGAATTGGTAGATGTACGAGCCTAACACTACAAAGCTGGTAACAGGCAATCAAAGTGCCACATGCATTGCCATTCATGTGTCTCTTAATTAGATTCCAGTTGCAGCCAATCATGTCGGGCATCATTAATCTTCCTACCTAAAAGAAGGTCTTCTTCTCACCAGCTTAGCTTAGCTTAGCTTAGCTAGCTCAGAATTGGAGGAGTACTAAACCAAACCCTCCTTTTtgccttttattttcttttaatttggaTTACTGGAATCCATGACCATGGCATCACGAAGCTACATCAATAGGAATGAGAAGCTATCACTccgaatataaatataataaaaatcctATTATCTACTACAGCCTTGATAACAACACCACCATTGTTCTGATGATTAAAAGTTTTAAGCATTATTTTGTTCGATGTTTAGTAACAAAAGTCGAAAATATTGTATAATGTTATGCGATAAGAGTAAGAAAAACTTAATAAGCATCAGAATCATCTCCATCTTCCAAAGACTTTTGAATCCTATCTCAAATGAACAAAATCAAGTGAGGTCCACTTTTCTCTTATCCTTTTCCACCCACAGTTGCATGCATATAACTAACTTAATCAGCAACTGTCCTAttcctttatttttgtttcttttttcttcaaCATTTAATTATTTTCTAGAATTAGCTTCTGTAAAAGCTATTTTTATTACCAAGGAGTGGGGTAATTTCCTGCAATTTATATTTTGAGATTTTAACAGTAAGTTATATGGAGTAGCTTATCATAGATAACTTAATGAGGTTGAGTCAACTTAGTTAGGTTAACAGCAACTTGATGGTGTTCTTGGTGAACCCTTAGTTTTaattcagtatatatatatatgtatatatccttGCAGAGACTGTAAACAACATGATTTGTCATTATAAATCATAATGTAGTAGCACATTTATCCATTCCAATATTAAGAAACTCCTCAACGTTCATCCACAAAATTcagataaattaattttaattattaaaaattttggaaaGGATGGATGGTGTGCAACAACAATAAATGATGGATCCTAGATCGCAAGATATAATTCAAAATTCCAATAGTTTGTTTGATTTTAAGAAGaagcatataaaaaaaaattactgatTTTGAAAGGTCAAATAAAAATTCACCGACTTTAGATGAATGTGCAGTCAACTTTccgttttaatttattttatatctttCTTATTTCGTGTATATGATATGATATAATAATAGAGGAACTTCCTTGAGGGTTCACTCTGTACTAAAGggctaaaaaaaagaaagaaaagagaataaaTTAAGGGAGGTTTCTCGTTGCTCCAACACCTGACTGCgtgtcttattattattattattacaagaGTAGAAGACTTATATTTCCGCTCGATCCAAACTGACCACTAATCCATATTCTATTGTGTAACAACTAATAAACAGATGTGCATCTGAGCTGTTGACGCCAAGTTTACAGCACCGTCGTCCTTTTTTTTCACTACAATCTACGTGAATCCCATGTACGTCCACGTTAATATAatcccaactctctctctctaacactgTCACTTATTGTAATCCATTAAATCCGTTAAAGTTCGCACAccattaaaagattaactttctctctctctctctctctctctctctctccacaatcACCACCCCCCACCCGCCTTCTCTTTAAAAGCCCATCTGCGTTGCTCTGGTCGTCCAAACTGACTTCTCTCTTGATCGGATTCCACAGACTCCGCCATCAAGATGCATCAAGAGGAGGGGTTCAGCTTCTGTCCGCCAGACTCGTACTCGGACCTGGACAGTAGCTTCACCAGCTCGACGACGTCGGCTTCCACTTTAAGTGCCCGCAGCAGTCTCAGCCTACCGTCCTTctcgacctcctcctcctcctcctcctcctcatttgCTATTAAGCCACTTCCCCGCAACTCCTCCGATCCCCACTGGTCCGCGCTTCGCGCAGTCGGAAACCTCTCCCCTGATGGcctcctccacctccaccacTTCCGCCTCATCCGCCCCCTCGGCTCGGGCCACCTTGCCCGCGTCTTCCATTGCCGCCTCAACGGCTTCGATGACGACCGCTCTCCCGTCGAATTCGCCCTGAAGGTCATTGACCTCGATGCTCTCTCCCGCTCAAAGGCCGATTACTCTAAGCCCGATAACGACAACGATGATGAGGATTGCGGCGACGACGGCGGGAAGACGTGGCACGTGTCGGCGGAGGCGCGGGCTCTGGCGGAGATGGACCACCCGTTTCTGCCGACGCTGTACGCGCGGCTCGACGCCTCCCACTATGCTTGCTTCCTCATCGACTACTGCCCCGGAGGCGACCTCCAATCCCTCCTCAGCCGCCGCCGCGGCAACCGACTACCGCCGGCGGCCGCTCGGTTCTACGCCGCCGAGGTGCTTCTCGCCCTCGAGTACCTCCACGCCCTCGGCTTCGTCTACCGCGACCTCAAGCCCGAAAACATCCTCCTCCGTGCTGACGGCCACGTCATGCTCTCCGACTTCGACCTCTCCTTCCGCTCCCACGTCTCCCCCGCCCTCCTCCACCGTAGCCGCCTCCCGCGCCGCAGGAGCCGCTTTCTCTGCTGCCGCTTCGGCGGCGGCGGGGCCTCCGGAGAGGGCGAGGAGCTCGAGTTCGTGGCCGAGCCGTCGTCAGCCTTCTCGAGGGCGTGCGTCGGGACGCACGAGTACCTGGCCCCGGAGGTGGTCAGCGGAAGCGGCCACGGCAGCGCCGTCGACTGGTGGGCGTTCGGAGTGTTCCTGTACGAGCTCTTGTATGGGCGCACGCCCTTCAAGGGCGCCACCAAGGAGGCGACGCTACGGAACATCCTGACGCGGGAGGTGAGGTTCCCGGAGACCATCAACAGCGGCGACGAGGCCGAAATGGCCAAGGCGAAGGATCTGATCACGCGGCTCCTAGTGCGGGACCCGGCTGCGAGGATGGGGTCAGCCGCTGGGGCCACGGAGATCAAGCGGCACCCCTTCTTCGAGGGCTTGTGGTGGCCGCTGATCCGCTGCGTCCGGCCCCCGGTGGTCCCGGGTCCCGCCGGCGGGCCACGGGTGCAGGCGGCCACTGAAGGCAGTGGGCGATGCTTGAgcggttggaggaagagtagtaaCAATGATAAGATGAGCAACAGGAAGAAGAGGGGAACTAAACCGGGGCTTGGCTTTGGGTTCAGGGTGCGATCTCATCAGAAGGGGACTAAGGAAAGGAGTGGTGGTGCTTGATGTGTTTGCTCTTACGAGGAGTTTGTACAAAGTAAATGAGTTGCAGTTTCCAGAAacgtgatggtgatgatgatgatgatgtatcttTTTACTGTACAAAAGTTATCATTGTTCAGACTATTTGGTGCAAAATATTAGGGAGATTTATGATGTCTGTCAAAGATCACATTATGCAA
Above is a genomic segment from Musa acuminata AAA Group cultivar baxijiao chromosome BXJ3-4, Cavendish_Baxijiao_AAA, whole genome shotgun sequence containing:
- the LOC135636323 gene encoding serine/threonine-protein kinase WAG1-like; protein product: MHQEEGFSFCPPDSYSDLDSSFTSSTTSASTLSARSSLSLPSFSTSSSSSSSSFAIKPLPRNSSDPHWSALRAVGNLSPDGLLHLHHFRLIRPLGSGHLARVFHCRLNGFDDDRSPVEFALKVIDLDALSRSKADYSKPDNDNDDEDCGDDGGKTWHVSAEARALAEMDHPFLPTLYARLDASHYACFLIDYCPGGDLQSLLSRRRGNRLPPAAARFYAAEVLLALEYLHALGFVYRDLKPENILLRADGHVMLSDFDLSFRSHVSPALLHRSRLPRRRSRFLCCRFGGGGASGEGEELEFVAEPSSAFSRACVGTHEYLAPEVVSGSGHGSAVDWWAFGVFLYELLYGRTPFKGATKEATLRNILTREVRFPETINSGDEAEMAKAKDLITRLLVRDPAARMGSAAGATEIKRHPFFEGLWWPLIRCVRPPVVPGPAGGPRVQAATEGSGRCLSGWRKSSNNDKMSNRKKRGTKPGLGFGFRVRSHQKGTKERSGGA